The proteins below are encoded in one region of Ereboglobus luteus:
- a CDS encoding DeoR/GlpR family DNA-binding transcription regulator, producing MLSIAERHKYILDLLNTHGFVRVTDLAERLGMTKVTIRNDLKMLEGKGMLYRMHGSASKANPHVSDVNVKVKGQLNSEKKRLIGLEAARHILEDDSVIIGSGSTVEAFAAVLKPVRHLNVVTLSLRVSMLLCEQENIDVLQLGGNVNHNSLSVRGDYSASGLANLVCSKLFIGVDGLDLEYGVTASTVEEATLTQKMMQVASQVVVLADSSKFGKRGFGRIGSLEDIDMLVTDDGIPEHFKTALEDAGVDVRVVAAG from the coding sequence ATGTTAAGCATCGCCGAAAGACATAAGTATATTCTCGACCTTCTCAACACGCACGGATTCGTGCGCGTCACGGACCTCGCGGAGCGTCTCGGCATGACAAAAGTCACCATTCGCAACGACCTCAAGATGCTTGAGGGAAAAGGCATGCTCTACCGCATGCACGGCAGCGCCAGCAAAGCCAACCCGCACGTGAGCGACGTGAACGTGAAAGTGAAGGGGCAGTTGAACAGCGAAAAAAAGCGCCTGATCGGACTGGAGGCGGCGCGGCACATTTTGGAGGACGACTCGGTGATCATCGGCTCCGGCTCGACCGTCGAGGCCTTTGCCGCGGTGCTCAAACCGGTGCGCCACCTGAACGTCGTCACGCTGTCGTTGCGCGTGTCCATGCTGCTCTGCGAGCAGGAGAACATCGACGTGCTGCAACTCGGCGGCAACGTGAATCACAACTCGCTTTCCGTGCGCGGGGATTATTCCGCCTCCGGGCTCGCCAACCTCGTCTGCTCGAAATTGTTCATCGGCGTCGACGGACTGGACCTTGAATATGGCGTCACCGCCTCCACGGTGGAGGAGGCCACGCTCACGCAGAAGATGATGCAAGTGGCGTCCCAAGTGGTGGTGCTGGCGGACTCGTCGAAGTTCGGCAAACGAGGTTTCGGCCGCATCGGATCGCTTGAGGACATCGACATGCTCGTGACCGACGACGGCATCCCGGAGCATTTCAAAACCGCCCTGGAAGACGCCGGCGTGGACGTGCGCGTGGTGGCGGCGGGGTGA
- a CDS encoding carboxypeptidase M32: MKNDGQFADSALNELSSLLKRPHLFLTITELLGWDEQVYLPPGGAEHRAEQLSALAEAAHAAVSDPRIGEQLAALESPEAFEKLTAPGRAIIRCARRDYDRATKLPAEFVREKAAQTSRAYHAWAAAREKSDFASYAPMLEKNIELVRREAAHLGHGGTGAEAYDYMIDQHDPGMNAAVTEKLFGELKAGLAPLVRRITESPVKARPDLLRGFPVEKQHAFLRDVTERIGFDYNHGRIDISIHPFCSGTGDDIRMTTRYDENNPLDSLFSAIHEAGHGIYEQGLTAGVRHTALGQAAGMGVHESQSRLWENQVARSRGFWRWFEPRFRAAFPEQMRAISPDEFYLAVNAVQPTLIRVDADEVTYNLHIILRFELEKKLFSGELAIADLPRAWNAASRELLGLEPQNDREGVLQDVHWSAASFGYFPSYCIGNMVAAQLWYSALAERPALEDDFARGDFSWMLKWLREKIHSQGKQHDTLELVRHATGGELSPKWLLRYLEERYAPLYLK; this comes from the coding sequence ATGAAAAACGACGGTCAATTCGCGGATTCCGCGCTCAATGAACTTTCCTCGCTTCTCAAGCGCCCGCATTTGTTTCTCACGATTACCGAGCTCCTCGGCTGGGACGAGCAGGTCTATCTTCCCCCCGGCGGGGCGGAGCATCGCGCGGAGCAGCTTTCCGCGCTGGCCGAGGCGGCGCATGCGGCGGTGAGCGATCCGCGCATCGGCGAACAACTCGCCGCGCTCGAAAGTCCGGAGGCGTTCGAAAAACTGACCGCGCCCGGGCGCGCAATCATCCGTTGTGCGCGCCGCGATTATGACCGCGCGACAAAACTTCCCGCCGAATTTGTCCGCGAGAAAGCCGCGCAAACCAGTCGCGCTTATCATGCGTGGGCCGCCGCGCGCGAGAAATCGGACTTTGCCTCCTATGCGCCGATGCTGGAAAAAAACATCGAGCTCGTGCGGCGCGAAGCCGCGCATCTCGGGCATGGCGGCACAGGCGCCGAGGCTTACGATTACATGATCGACCAGCACGATCCCGGCATGAACGCGGCGGTAACCGAAAAGCTCTTCGGTGAACTGAAAGCCGGCTTGGCGCCGCTCGTGCGCCGCATCACCGAGTCGCCGGTGAAGGCGCGGCCCGATCTTTTGCGCGGATTTCCCGTGGAGAAACAGCACGCGTTTCTCCGCGATGTCACGGAGCGCATCGGGTTCGACTACAATCACGGCCGCATCGACATTTCGATCCATCCGTTTTGCTCGGGCACGGGCGACGACATCCGCATGACGACGCGCTACGACGAAAACAACCCGCTCGATTCGCTTTTCAGCGCGATCCACGAGGCAGGGCACGGCATTTATGAGCAGGGGTTGACCGCCGGCGTGCGCCACACCGCGCTCGGACAGGCCGCGGGCATGGGCGTGCATGAATCGCAAAGCCGCCTGTGGGAAAATCAAGTCGCCCGCAGCCGCGGTTTCTGGCGTTGGTTCGAGCCCAGGTTCCGCGCTGCGTTCCCCGAGCAGATGCGCGCGATTTCGCCGGACGAGTTTTACCTCGCGGTCAACGCCGTGCAGCCAACGCTCATCCGCGTCGATGCCGACGAGGTCACATACAACCTGCACATCATTCTGCGCTTCGAGCTGGAGAAAAAACTGTTCTCCGGCGAGCTCGCCATCGCCGACCTGCCGCGCGCGTGGAACGCCGCGTCGAGGGAGCTCCTCGGGCTCGAGCCGCAAAACGACCGCGAGGGCGTTTTGCAGGACGTGCATTGGAGCGCCGCGTCGTTTGGATATTTTCCGAGCTACTGCATTGGCAACATGGTGGCCGCGCAGCTTTGGTATTCCGCGCTGGCCGAGCGTCCAGCGCTCGAGGATGATTTTGCCCGGGGAGATTTTTCGTGGATGTTGAAATGGCTGCGCGAAAAAATCCACTCGCAAGGCAAGCAACACGACACGCTCGAACTCGTGCGCCACGCAACCGGCGGCGAGCTTTCGCCGAAATGGCTGCTGCGTTATTTGGAGGAGCGTTACGCGCCGCTGTATCTAAAGTGA
- a CDS encoding TatD family hydrolase, with translation MLIDTHTHLESFHRKGTLDAALANAREAGLSAMITIGTSTDDWALYRSLAAAHRGFVHYSAGLHPCSVDENWEREVSQIGQFWTRHENDPLPVALGECGLDRFHLPKNDEALANRIFAWQRAAFAAQLEIARSLACPVVIHSRGAFDECVRMIDESGVDWTRVVFHCFVEGAPQMRELMQRGGRGSFTGVLTYKSAEIVREAAREQGLSRFMVETDAPYLTPEPHRGKPNEPAFVRHTAEYAAGKVFNVSAEELAGVSTQNARSFFGI, from the coding sequence ATGCTCATCGACACGCACACACATCTCGAATCCTTCCACCGCAAGGGAACGCTTGACGCCGCGCTGGCGAACGCGCGCGAGGCCGGGCTTTCCGCCATGATCACCATCGGCACCTCGACCGACGACTGGGCGCTCTACCGTTCGCTCGCCGCCGCGCATCGCGGGTTTGTGCATTATTCGGCCGGGCTGCATCCGTGCTCGGTCGATGAGAACTGGGAGCGGGAGGTTTCGCAGATCGGGCAATTCTGGACGCGCCATGAAAACGATCCGCTTCCCGTCGCGCTCGGCGAATGCGGGCTCGACCGCTTTCATCTTCCGAAAAACGACGAGGCGCTCGCCAACCGGATTTTCGCGTGGCAGCGCGCCGCGTTTGCCGCGCAGCTCGAAATCGCCCGCAGTCTTGCGTGCCCGGTCGTGATTCATTCGCGCGGCGCGTTTGACGAATGCGTGCGGATGATTGACGAAAGCGGCGTTGATTGGACTCGCGTGGTGTTTCACTGCTTTGTCGAGGGCGCGCCGCAAATGCGCGAGCTCATGCAACGCGGCGGGCGGGGCTCGTTCACCGGCGTGCTCACCTACAAGAGCGCGGAAATTGTGCGCGAAGCCGCGCGCGAGCAGGGGCTTTCGCGCTTTATGGTCGAGACGGACGCGCCCTATCTCACGCCCGAGCCGCACCGTGGAAAACCCAACGAACCCGCCTTCGTGCGGCACACGGCGGAATACGCGGCGGGAAAAGTTTTCAACGTTTCCGCGGAGGAACTGGCCGGCGTGAGCACGCAAAACGCCCGCTCGTTTTTTGGCATTTGA
- a CDS encoding metallopeptidase family protein → MSLFSKLVAEAEKTVAKAQRKLPPDVAKYAADLPVVYHDWPGEEILDDEFEPDILGLFVGDPLGVEPGLGNVAPAQVLLFLESIYDYAEGDMAIFRDEVRLTYLHELGHYLGWDEDDLEARGLE, encoded by the coding sequence ATGTCCCTATTCTCCAAACTCGTGGCCGAGGCCGAAAAAACCGTTGCGAAGGCGCAGCGCAAGCTGCCGCCCGATGTCGCGAAGTATGCCGCCGATTTGCCGGTCGTGTATCACGACTGGCCTGGCGAGGAGATTTTGGACGACGAGTTTGAGCCGGATATCCTCGGCCTGTTCGTGGGCGATCCGCTCGGTGTCGAACCGGGGCTGGGCAATGTCGCGCCCGCCCAGGTGCTTTTGTTTTTGGAGAGCATCTATGATTATGCGGAGGGCGACATGGCGATTTTTCGCGACGAGGTGCGTCTCACCTATTTGCACGAACTCGGGCACTACCTCGGTTGGGACGAGGACGACCTCGAGGCGCGCGGACTGGAATGA